The bacterium genome has a segment encoding these proteins:
- a CDS encoding DUF559 domain-containing protein: MRVKWAGNIITLAKNLRKRATSAEMLLWRQLRSKQLEGFKFRRQEPIARCSSFFDLRPQTFRG, from the coding sequence GTGAGGGTGAAATGGGCGGGCAATATTATTACTCTTGCTAAAAACCTTAGAAAAAGAGCTACCAGTGCAGAGATGTTACTATGGAGACAATTGAGATCAAAACAGTTGGAAGGGTTTAAGTTCAGGAGACAAGAACCTATAGCTCGATGTTCAAGTTTTTTCGACCTACGCCCTCAGACTTTCAGGGGTTGA